The Phyllopteryx taeniolatus isolate TA_2022b chromosome 9, UOR_Ptae_1.2, whole genome shotgun sequence genome contains a region encoding:
- the prkcda gene encoding protein kinase C, delta a has protein sequence MPPFLRIAFNSFDLGALPPLTDPPFCAIKMKEALTTERGKTLVQRKPTMYPAWKASFDAHIYEGRVLELLLMKTAEEPLAEVTVGVSVLAERCKKANGRAEFWVDLQPSGKVMMAVQYFLEGVESERKQAAKEEEAPTLNRRRGAIKQAKIHFIKNHEFISTFFRQPTFCSVCRDFVWGLNKQGYKCRQCNAAIHKKCRDKIIGRCTGTAANSRDTVFQKERFNIDMPHRFKSHNYMSPTFCDHCGSMLWGLVKQGLKCEDCSMNVHHKCQDKVANLCGINQKLLAEALTQVSQKSFTRRSDPHLDPNLPDIGIYDEVNKLSELDISDSTHYNRIWDGPSPLPQTRLTHLTRINVDDFVFHKVLGKGSFGKVLLAELKGREEYFAVKALKKDVVLMDDDVECTMVEKRVLALAWDNPFLTHLYSTFQTKEHLFFVMEYLNGGDLMFHIQEKGRFDLSRATFYSSEIICGLQFLHSKGIIYRDLKLDNVMLTHEGHIKIADFGMCKENVFGENRATTFCGTPDYIAPEILLGQKYSFSVDWWSFGVLLYEMLVGQSPFHGDDEDELFESIRMDTPHYPRWINKEAKELLERCFERDPTRRLGTMGNIRLHSFFKSIDWQALENREVEPPFKPKVRAPNDCSNFDREFLSEKPRLSHSDKNFIDSMDQSAFAGFSFMNPKMELLLEK, from the exons ATGCCTCCTTTCTTGAGGATCGCCTTCAACTCTTTCGACCTGGGTGCTCTGCCCCCTCTGACTGACCCCCCTTTCTGTGCAATCAAGATGAAGGAGGCTTTGACCACTG AACGAGGTAAGACTCTAGTTCAGCGGAAACCCACTATGTATCCTGCCTGGAAGGCCAGTTTTGATGCACATATCTACGAGGGCCGTGTACTTGAGTTGTTACTGATGAAGACGGCAGAGGAGCCGCTGGCTGAGGTCACGGTTGGCGTGTCTGTGCTTGCTGAACGCTGCAAGAAAGCCAACGGTCGTGCTGAATTCTGG GTGGACCTCCAGCCTTCTGGGAAAGTAATGATGGCAGTGCAGTACTTTCTGGAGGGAGTGGAGTcag AGCGCAAGCAGGctgcaaaagaagaagaagccccAACCCTCAATCGCAGACGAGGTGCCATCAAGCAGGCAAAGATTCACTTCATCAAGAACCATGAGTTTATCTCCACCTTCTTCAGGCAGCCCACATTCTGCTCTGTATGTCGAGATTTTGTCTG GGGGCTCAACAAGCAAGGCTACAAATGCAGAC aATGCAATGCAGCCATCCACAAGAAATGCAGAGACAAAATCATTGGAAGATGCACAGGCACAGCTGCGAACAGTCGGGATACGGTG TTCCAGAAGGAGCGCTTCAACATCGACATGCCACATCGTTTCAAGAGCCACAACTACATGAGTCCCAccttctgtgaccactgtggaaGTATGCTGTGGGGTCTTGTCAAACAGGGCCTGAAATGTGAAG ATTGTTCCATGAACGTTCACCACAAGTGTCAGGATAAAGTGGCCAACCTTTGTGGTATCAACCAGAAACTTTTAGCTGAAGCACTTACACAAGTCAGCCAG AAATCCTTCACTCGCCGCTCTGATCCACACCTTGATCCAAACCTACCGGATATTGGAATCTATGATGAGGTTAATAAGCTGTCTGAGCTGGATATCAGTG aCTCAACCCATTATAACAGAATATGGGACGGCCCAAGTCCGCTGCCTCAGACTCGTCTTACACACCTTACCCGCATCAACGTGGACGACTTTGTCTTCCACAAGGTCCTGGGGAAAGGCAGCTTTGGCAAG GTTCTATTGGCAGAACTGAAAGGTCGGGAGGAGTACTTTGCAGTGAAGGCCCTGAAGAAAGATGTGGTGCTGATGGATGATGATGTCGAGTGCACTATGGTGGAGAAGAGAGTCTTAGCTTTAGCCTGGGATAACCCTTTCCTCACACATCTTTACTCAACCTTCCAGACTAAG GAACATCTGTTCTTTGTGATGGAGTATTTGAATGGAGGAGACCTAATGTTTCATATTCAGGAAAAAGGACGATTTGATCTCAGCAGAGCCAC ATTCTACTCTTCTGAGATCATTTGCGGCCTTCAGTTCTTGCATTCCAAAGGGATCATCTACAG AGATCTGAAGTTAGACAATGTGATGCTGACTCATGAGGGACACATTAAAATAGCAGACTTTGGCATGTGCAAGGAGAACGTTTTTGGAGAGAACCGGGCTACAACTTTCTGTGGTACACCTGACTATATAGCTCCTGAG ATCTTGCTGGGCCAGAAATACTCTTTCTCAGTGGACTGGTGGTCGTTTGGCGTGTTGCTGTACGAAATGCTTGTGGGTCAATCGCCGTTCCACGGAGATGATGAGGACGAGCTGTTTGAGTCCATTCGGATGGACACCCCCCACTATCCTCGCTGGATCAACAAGGAGGCCAAGGAGCTGCTGGAGCGG TGTTTTGAAAGAGATCCCACACGTAGGCTAGGGACCATGGGTAATATCCGATTACACTCCTTCTTTAAGTCCATTGACTGGCAAGCCTTGGAGAACAGGGAGGTGGAGCCACCCTTCAAGCCCAAAGTG AGAGCACCGAATGATTGCAGCAACTTTGACCGGGAGTTCCTGAGCGAGAAGCCTCGTCTGTCCCACAGTGACAAGAACTTCATAGACTCCATGGACCAGTCGGCATTTGCTGGCTTTTCTTTCATGAACCCCAAGATGGAACTCCTCTTAGAAAAATAG
- the mustn1a gene encoding musculoskeletal embryonic nuclear protein 1a, whose protein sequence is MSQPQEEVQRPAVSQEELAETKNRLGGSGPVKSKTFEVMEECEKMGKTAPSVFSGLRSGGETALNTRSARPARK, encoded by the exons ATgtctcaa CCACAAGAAGAAGTCCAGCGTCCTGCGGTGAGCCAGGAGGAGCTGGCTGAGACAAAGAATCGACTTGGTGGCAGTGGACCAGTGAAGAGCAAGACTTTTGAAGTCATGGAGGAGTGTG AGAAAATGGGTAAAACTGCTCCATCCGTGTTCAGTGGTCTGAGGTCAGGAGGCGAGACGGCTCTGAACACGCGCTCAGCTCGACCTGCCAGGAAGTAG
- the rft1 gene encoding protein RFT1 homolog isoform X1, protein MSSQDVLKNASTLASYNVLLQVMFRVLTFLLNAFTLRFVSKELIGVVNVRLTLLYSTLVFLSREAFRKACLSGSDGGKHNWRQLINLLWLTLPLGALLGAMLAAVWLWLLEAPDPQAVPFYGPAVVLFALAGVQELLAEPLWVLAQAHMFVRLKVVAESLGMLAKCSMTVVLVVSAREWGLYIFSAAHLVYTGVLVLCYAVYFLRFLPSKEATESNFPLRNIGDLMPHTVNGEPLLDWTMARLTWSFFKQSFLKQILTEGERYVMTFLNVLSFGDQGVYDIVNNLGSMVARFIFLPIEESFYIFFAKVLERGRDVKSQKQEDVGVAADVLQCLLKLVLVIGLIIAVFGYAYSGLALDIYGGSLLSSGAGPSLLQCYSCYVLLLAVNGVTECFVFAAMSQEEVDKYNLVMLALSASFLFLSYMLTWWAGSVGFILANCLNMALRITHSVLYIRRYFLSSPWKPLRGLLPSPLLCLALAVSAAVTVVSESVFCCDGGWLLRLVHISVGAVCLLFVLGAVLLTETQLIVFVRTQLLPQYRKKHA, encoded by the exons ATGAGCTCGCAGGACGTATTGAAAAACGCGTCCACTCTCGCTTCGTATAATGTGCTGCTACAG GTAATGTTCCGTGTGCTCACCTTCTTATTGAACGCGTTCACCCTCCGCTTTGTGTCCAAAGAGCTGATTGGGGTGGTGAATGTCAG GCTTACACTGCTCTACTCCACTTTAGTATTTTTATCCAGAGAGGCCTTTCGAAAAGCGTGTCTGAGTGGCTCTGATGGGGGGAAGCACAACTGGAGGCAGCTTATCAATCTGCTATGGCTGAC TTTGCCTCTAGGTGCGCTATTGGGAGCCATGTTGGCCGCTGTGTGGCTCTGGCTCCTTGAAGCACCGGACCCTCAAGCGGTTCCTTTCTACGGCCCCGCCGTAGTGCTGTTCGCCCTAGCGGGGGTGCAGGAGCTCTTGGCCGAGCCCCTGTGGGTGCTGGCCCAGGCTCACATGTTTGTGAGGCTAAAAGTGGTCGCTGAGAGCTTGGGCATGCTGGCTAAGTGCAGCATGACGGTGGTGCTGGTGGTGTCTGCCCGTGAGTGGGGCCTTTACATCTTCTCTGCTGCTCAT TTGGTGTACACAGGAGTCCTGGTGCTGTGCTATGCAGTTTACTTTCTTCGTTTCTTGCCGTCCAAAGAAGCGACTGAGAGCAATTTTCCTCTGCGCAACATTGGAGATCTGATGCCTCACACAGTTAATGGAGAG CCTCTGTTGGACTGGACCATGGCCCGGCTCACCTGGAGCTTCTTCAAGCAGTCATTCCTCAAGCAGATCCTGACTGAAGGCGAGCGCTACGTCATGACCTTCCTGAACGTCCTCAGCTTCGGCGACCAGGGCGTTTATGACATCGTCAACAACCTGGGCTCCATGGTGGCACGCTTCATCTTCTTGCCAATCGAGGAGAGCTTCTACATCTTCTTCGCTAAAGTGCTGGAGCGAGGCCGCGATGTCAAAAGCCAGAAACAG GAAGATGTTGGTGTTGCAGCAGATGTACTACAATGCCTGCTCAAACTGGTGCTGGTGATTGGACTCATTATTGCAGTCTTTGGGTACGCCTACTCGGGACTGGCTCTGGATATTTACGGGGGTTCTCTGCTGAGCAGTGGGGCAG GCCCATCTTTGCTGCAATGCTACAGCTGCTATGTCCTCCTGCTGGCTGTAAACGGTGTGACcgagtgttttgtgtttgctgCCATGAGCCAGGAGGAGGTTGACAA GTACAACTTGGTGATGTTGGCTCTGTCTGCTTCGTTCCTCTTCCTGTCCTACATGCTGACGTGGTGGGCGGGCAGTGTAGGTTTCATCCTGGCCAACTGCCTTAATATGGCCCTCCGCATCACGCACAGCGTGCTGTACATTCGCCGCTACTTCCTGTCCAGTCCGTGGAAGCCCCTGCGAGGCCTGCTGCCCTCGCCGTTGCTGTGCCTGGCGCTCGCTGTCAGTGCGGCGGTCACGGTCGTCAGTGAG AGTGTTTTCTGCTGCGACGGCGGCTGGCTCCTCAGATTGGTCCACATCAGCGTGGGAGCGgtgtgtcttctttttgttcttgGAGCCGTTCTGCTCACAGAAACTCAACTCATTGTGTTTGTGAGGACTCAGCTTTTGCCACAGTACaggaaaaaacatgcataa
- the rft1 gene encoding protein RFT1 homolog isoform X2 has product MSVFLSREAFRKACLSGSDGGKHNWRQLINLLWLTLPLGALLGAMLAAVWLWLLEAPDPQAVPFYGPAVVLFALAGVQELLAEPLWVLAQAHMFVRLKVVAESLGMLAKCSMTVVLVVSAREWGLYIFSAAHLVYTGVLVLCYAVYFLRFLPSKEATESNFPLRNIGDLMPHTVNGEPLLDWTMARLTWSFFKQSFLKQILTEGERYVMTFLNVLSFGDQGVYDIVNNLGSMVARFIFLPIEESFYIFFAKVLERGRDVKSQKQEDVGVAADVLQCLLKLVLVIGLIIAVFGYAYSGLALDIYGGSLLSSGAGPSLLQCYSCYVLLLAVNGVTECFVFAAMSQEEVDKYNLVMLALSASFLFLSYMLTWWAGSVGFILANCLNMALRITHSVLYIRRYFLSSPWKPLRGLLPSPLLCLALAVSAAVTVVSESVFCCDGGWLLRLVHISVGAVCLLFVLGAVLLTETQLIVFVRTQLLPQYRKKHA; this is encoded by the exons ATGTCAG TATTTTTATCCAGAGAGGCCTTTCGAAAAGCGTGTCTGAGTGGCTCTGATGGGGGGAAGCACAACTGGAGGCAGCTTATCAATCTGCTATGGCTGAC TTTGCCTCTAGGTGCGCTATTGGGAGCCATGTTGGCCGCTGTGTGGCTCTGGCTCCTTGAAGCACCGGACCCTCAAGCGGTTCCTTTCTACGGCCCCGCCGTAGTGCTGTTCGCCCTAGCGGGGGTGCAGGAGCTCTTGGCCGAGCCCCTGTGGGTGCTGGCCCAGGCTCACATGTTTGTGAGGCTAAAAGTGGTCGCTGAGAGCTTGGGCATGCTGGCTAAGTGCAGCATGACGGTGGTGCTGGTGGTGTCTGCCCGTGAGTGGGGCCTTTACATCTTCTCTGCTGCTCAT TTGGTGTACACAGGAGTCCTGGTGCTGTGCTATGCAGTTTACTTTCTTCGTTTCTTGCCGTCCAAAGAAGCGACTGAGAGCAATTTTCCTCTGCGCAACATTGGAGATCTGATGCCTCACACAGTTAATGGAGAG CCTCTGTTGGACTGGACCATGGCCCGGCTCACCTGGAGCTTCTTCAAGCAGTCATTCCTCAAGCAGATCCTGACTGAAGGCGAGCGCTACGTCATGACCTTCCTGAACGTCCTCAGCTTCGGCGACCAGGGCGTTTATGACATCGTCAACAACCTGGGCTCCATGGTGGCACGCTTCATCTTCTTGCCAATCGAGGAGAGCTTCTACATCTTCTTCGCTAAAGTGCTGGAGCGAGGCCGCGATGTCAAAAGCCAGAAACAG GAAGATGTTGGTGTTGCAGCAGATGTACTACAATGCCTGCTCAAACTGGTGCTGGTGATTGGACTCATTATTGCAGTCTTTGGGTACGCCTACTCGGGACTGGCTCTGGATATTTACGGGGGTTCTCTGCTGAGCAGTGGGGCAG GCCCATCTTTGCTGCAATGCTACAGCTGCTATGTCCTCCTGCTGGCTGTAAACGGTGTGACcgagtgttttgtgtttgctgCCATGAGCCAGGAGGAGGTTGACAA GTACAACTTGGTGATGTTGGCTCTGTCTGCTTCGTTCCTCTTCCTGTCCTACATGCTGACGTGGTGGGCGGGCAGTGTAGGTTTCATCCTGGCCAACTGCCTTAATATGGCCCTCCGCATCACGCACAGCGTGCTGTACATTCGCCGCTACTTCCTGTCCAGTCCGTGGAAGCCCCTGCGAGGCCTGCTGCCCTCGCCGTTGCTGTGCCTGGCGCTCGCTGTCAGTGCGGCGGTCACGGTCGTCAGTGAG AGTGTTTTCTGCTGCGACGGCGGCTGGCTCCTCAGATTGGTCCACATCAGCGTGGGAGCGgtgtgtcttctttttgttcttgGAGCCGTTCTGCTCACAGAAACTCAACTCATTGTGTTTGTGAGGACTCAGCTTTTGCCACAGTACaggaaaaaacatgcataa